GCTATTGCTGGTACTTACCTTATTATATCGTTTCGCCAGGGTGCTAAGGGTTGTGTGTGCAATTATCAGAGTAGCACATCGAGTATTTGAAATACGGATcgaataatataataaccGCTATGACAGGTACAGTGTCGACAGCTGTTGGCTGTGCTGTGGGGATACCCGTTGGCGTGGGTGTTATAGTCGCGTGTCTTTTCTGGATCAGAATGCAAAGGCGACTCAAGGAGGAGGATATAATAGACCAGGAGTTGAACAGAGCTGTCTACGACGAGAGTGGGTTTGTCAGcttcaataatattgatacaTTAAAGGCCGAACCTAACGGACATCCTAGCTCTGAGGATACTAATGAAGTAATGCATAGCAGTGACATTGATGACAATGGagatgatgacgatgaggaCCACAATGCAAGAAGGAACAACACATATGCAGCACAGGATAAGAATAACGGAAAATACGTGCCCGCATATAGAAGACAGATAAATAAACACAATAGCATATTACAACAGCAGCGCAAGAGTCGAAATTTAGTGAACACCATGGGACACAGTATAGAATCTTTATCAATGGATGATCACAGCCAAGCAAATGGGAAATCAAGACAAGTGAGCGTATATGACCAAATGGTTCCAGTTTTGGATGATGCTAATAGAGACTCTAGCTCT
This window of the Nakaseomyces glabratus chromosome L, complete sequence genome carries:
- a CDS encoding uncharacterized protein (CAGL0L02563g~Ortholog(s) have fungal-type vacuole, nucleus localization), with translation MTGTVSTAVGCAVGIPVGVGVIVACLFWIRMQRRLKEEDIIDQELNRAVYDESGFVSFNNIDTLKAEPNGHPSSEDTNEVMHSSDIDDNGDDDDEDHNARRNNTYAAQDKNNGKYVPAYRRQINKHNSILQQQRKSRNLVNTMGHSIESLSMDDHSQANGKSRQVSVYDQMVPVLDDANRDSSSPFPTNDKDTSDKKSNLFQSHDVSANTSTSFFETRSNDNLIKNLNSHDFGSYYPRRPSTSNLNHSQGSLHTRNSSMLSLGKIENAENVFATPKSENILKHPHPLEHESSSISNETNNVTDNTIDGESASKSSKTYQLKNNYDIQNTSEIAEEDQYENEFTNYSENKRAYIDGLRPKM